The Setaria viridis chromosome 9, Setaria_viridis_v4.0, whole genome shotgun sequence sequence AACATTGAACAATTTATCATCTTATTAAGACTAAATTGCATCACAAGCTCATAGTTTGTTCTGTGAATCAATTGCTAACAGGTTTGTTTAACACCCACACATCTCGCCATTGTAATGGAATATGCTGCTGGTGGAGAGCTCTTTGAGAAAATCTGCACCGCAGGGCGATTCAGTGAAGATGAGGTTCGTTTTGGCCCTACTTGTCCTATCATGAGCTTATGTTCATAGCCCCAAACCATGCCTGACTAATATTGtgtgtttcttttgttgttaaTGTCAATAGTCCAGGTATTTCTTTCAGCAGCTAATATCAGGGGTCAGCTACTGCCATTCCATGGTATGGTTTTGCTTCAAACAGTCTACAATGTTCAGGAATAGCAGTGCACAAGAGTTAATGAACTGCAAATGTGAATGCAGGAAATTTGTCACCGTGATCTTAAACTTGAGAACACCCTCCTTGATGGGAGTCCAACACCTCGCGTAAAAATTTGTGACTTTGGTTACTCAAAGGTGCAATATGTGGATACTGCACTGGCTCTGTTCTGCATCTTAACTTTACCAGTTACTGACTTCTCTTGTGTCGTTGAATCAGTTACAAACTTCGCTTGTGTGCTTTTCAGTCTGCTTTGCTGCATTCAAAACCAAAATCAACAGTTGGCACCCCAGCTTACATAGCACCCGAGGTTCTTTCAAGAAAAGAGTATGATGGCAAGGTGAATGACTTATTGCCTTTTTTTGACAGTCCTAAGCTCTACACTGTATTTTGTACTACTATTCCATTAACTATACAAAATTTTGAATTCTTTATATGAGAACTGAGCTATAGGAGTTTGCTAGTTTAGTAACTTCAAATTTCATATCTATTTGTTGACTGAGGATTTGAAGTTTGAATCCTTCACCTTTTTTGAGAATACGCAGCCTGcgcatctttgtattaagaagaaagtTTGAATCCTTCACAGAATATTGTTTTGTCACTGAAAGAAAGCAGTAGTCCTTTATGCAGAAAAAAGCACTGACTGCTGAGAATTTGGTTCTGGACATAGAGTGCATTCTTTTTCTAACGTTGCGTGACCACAGTAATATAGCATTTTTTTATGAAGACAGTAATATAGCATTTAGGTACTAGTTGCTTCATTGGGTCACTACCACTGAAACTGCTTACACTGAAAACAAGCAGGAATATGAAGTCGTTCCAGTGTTGCGTTTAGGCTTCTGAACTTTCTGAAACTTAACATAGTGTTTGCAAACTTTGCATGTTGTGAATAACTAATTCTTCGCATCCAGGTAGCAGATGTTTGGTCCTGCGGCGTGACACTGTACGTAATGCTCGTGGGGTCGTATCCATTTGAAGATCCCGAGGATCCAAAGAACTTCCGCAAAACGATCAGCGTAATCATCTCATCCATCTCCCTTTCCCTTCTGTCGGTTATCACAGCTCGCTTCAGTTGCTTGTTTGGTGAATCTGGAAGCATGGAACTCTGAAAGCAACGCAAAATGTGCGTCTTGTGCCTGACAGAGGATTCTTGGCGTGCAATACTCCATCCCGGATTATGTGAGAGTGTCTTCAGACTGCAGACGCCTTTTGTCTCAAATTTTCGTCTCCGATCCTTCAAAGGTACTTCCTCCTTTTCTGTTCAGGAAATCTAAGTTATCCTTGAGATTGACTGACAAAGTGAACCCTTCTGGAAACTCTTGTCTGGCTGAAGAGGATCACGATCCCGGAGATAAAGCAGCACCCTTGGTTCCTGAAGAACCTGCCGAGGGAGATCTCGGAGAGGGAGAAGGCCAACTACAAGGACACGGAGGCCGCCGAGCCGGCGCAGGCCGTGGACGAGATCATGCGGATCGTCCAGGAGGCCAAGACCCCAGGCGACATGTCCAAGGTGGTGGACCCGGCGCTCCTCGCCGAGATGGCCGAGCTTGAGAGCGAAGAGGAAGAGGCTGACCCCGAGGACACCTACTGATCAGCTCTTGCATGCAGAGGCCCTTGGGCTGCAGATACAGGATCTCGGAACTGGATGTGGTGCCGTCGGACCTAACCAACCATAAGTAAACCAAGCGAGTGTGTGTGTTAAGGAACGTTGCATTGTTACTCTGTATAGCGCTGTACAATTGTACGTTGCATTGCACGGGATTAACTATAGGGTGCAGTGATTGATTTAAATAAAAGTAAAGATGTTGAATCTCGTCGAACGTCTACGAAGCTGCCCTCAAAATTAAACTGCTAGCGAAAGTGAAATGGGGAAAACCCTTCAAACAAAATCTTGTGTTCCAACTTCCAAATCTCGACGGTCCATTTCATTGTGCGGTTGTGCACTCTGCCacgcgccgcggcgtcgccacGTGCACACACGAGCGGCGATGTATTGCATGCGAAGCGTttcgcgcgccgcgcccgcctcctttcctctcGCGGTTCGCTCCCCCCGATTCGATCTCCCCTCCCtgcccaccgcgccgccggctcccccCAGTGCCCCACGGCTCCTCGTGCCGCAGACGAGGCCGCGGCGGGGCCCCACGATGGTGCGCGCGGCAGCTGCGGGGtcggcgggcgagcgggcgccGGGCAGCTGGCGTTCGCGCCCCGCGCGTCAGATCCCGGACTCCCGGAGTACCCTGACCCGGCCGCGCTGGAGGCCACGGAGCGCGCGCTGGAGACGTTCCCGCCGCTGGTGTTCGCGGGCGAGGCGCGGAAGCTGGAGGAGCGGCTCGGGGAGGCGTTCCTCCTGCAGGGCGGCGACTGCGCCGAGAGCTTCAAGGAGTTCAGCGCCAACAACATCCGCGACACGTTCCGGCTCATGCTGCAGATGGCCGTCATCCTCACCTTCGGCGGCCAGATGCCCACCATcaaggtcgtcctcgtccaATCCCTCCATGGTTCACCACTCACGACCTCtcgtcctctcctcctccctgaTCTAATCCAAGCATTGTTTCTTCTTACTAAAAGATCGTTCTTCCGTTTGGAAATCCGCGCCTAAATGCACGATTTGCACTGCCCTAACGAGAATGTCTGACTTTTGTTTGGATTGTTATGGATATGACTTCTATGCGCCTCCATATCTATCATCATTTAGCATTTGGCACGTTCGTGACATTTAAACCTATGTTTTCAGTTGATCTGTTTTAGGGTCCCTTTTGTCATCCTCCCAAGTCCCAATTTCTCTTTAGATAACATTACAAATGTCCCTGTGTTAAGTTTCGGTGCTGTGTAGTTCACTGCTCGGTAGCAGAATGATTGTTTTCTGGTATTGTGAATTGCTTTTAATTCATCATCAAACTATAAGCGAAATGAAAATTGGAAATTGAAAATACGTTGAAGCATCTATTTTCCATGCCGTGTTTTTagatatttcatatttgttcaATGTGCGAAAAGAGGACTCAGGTTATCACAAGATCAGAGATGGGTGTCTGACTGTGGAGACTGTGACAAGATGCAGATTGGACATATGCAAAATATTAagtaaaaataaagaaaaacgaAAACCAACACAGTATTGACACTAGGATCACATCTGTTTAGCATCACTGCTGTGGATATttacaaataagaaaaatacaTTGATGATGTCCTGAAAACAATATTCTGTATTTCAGTCTCTTAACTTGCTCTTTTGTTACGATTGGAAAAATGAAAAGTGCTACCGTTAAAAAATTTTATAAGTTTGTCCATTTGTGAACCTTGACTTATCATTCCACATTAGCAAAATGCAACACTAGCCTGTTGTTTGAGCCAGCAGGTTATTTAGTAGGAGTAGTTTATATTAGATTAGAAGAGGTACTCCCAAGTAGTTTATACTTTATAATAGGTGTTGACAATGTGTATTTCAGGTTGGAAGGTTGGGTGGTCAATTTGCTAAACCAAGATCGAACCCAACTGAGACTAGAGATGGGGTAACGCTTCCCCTCTATACCTATAGAGGGGATATCATCAATGGGGACACTTTTGATGAGAAATCACGTGTACCAGATCCTGAAAGGCTGATTAAGGCCTACAACCAGTCAGCAAGCACACTGAATCTTCTCAGAGGATTTACCCATGGAGGGTTTGCAGATCTTCAGAGAGTCACCCAGTGGAATCTCGATTTCTTGAGGCACAGCACACAAGGAGACAGGTACTTAGCCAGTGTCATCGAGTAACTATGCCTTCTGCTTTTAGTTTTATCCTACTATTTTTcacttgttttattttctcaaTCAAAACTTCACCTGTTACTGGCTTTGCTTCAGGTAGAAAATCCAGTGAGCAAAATAACAAATATAACGAAGTAGTTTGTTTATCCAACTGTTTGTGCTATTCATTCTTATACACTATACTACAGATCTATATGATAACTCGTGCTAGCAGGTATCTGGAGCTTTCTCAGAGGGTTCAGGATGCCGTTGGGTTTATGGCTGCTGCTGGTCTGACTACTCGACACCCCATCATGACCACAGCTGAGTTATGGACATCCCATGAGTGCCTTCACTTACAATATGAGCAAGCACTGACTAGGGAGGACTCCATTTCTGGGATGTACTATGACTGTTCTGGACACATGCTTTGGGTCGGTGAGAGGACTAGGCAGCTGGATGGTGCTCATGTTGAATTCCTTCGTGGTATTTCAAATCCTCTGGGTGTAAAGGTAATAACCATGCCACCAGAGTATGTGTGGGTAAAATCTCCGGTTAACATCTTTTCATATAATATAGAAATCCTCAAGCTACGTGTCTTATTGTTATTGATCGATGTATTTCTCATATATGGTCATAAGTAACATTTGAAAGTACATTTTATATGTGAACTTTTATTACTTAGCTATCAGATCTCATCCTTTTTTCTCGAAAAACTATAAGAGCTGCAGTCTTGTAGCCTTTAGTATTGTACTGGTAGTCAGTGCAATGTCTAGTTTTCAGCAGTTATGAAGAGAAGCATATTAGTTACTGTTTTGTTGTTATCTTCCTCTGGCCAGTGTTAACTTGTATATGCTATATAGGTAAGTGATAAGCTTGATCCATCAGAGCTGGTGAAGTTGTGTGAGATTCTGAACCCTCACAACAAGCCCGGTAGATTGACCATTATCACAAGAATGGGGGCTGAGAACATGCGTGTCAAGCTTCCACATATGATCGGAGCAGTTCGCCAAGCTGGGATGATTGTTACTTGGGTTAGCAATCCAATGCACGGGAACACCATCAGGGCACCGTGTGGGCTGAAGACAAGATCATTCGATGCAACCAGGTAAGAGCAGGCCTTCTGCTTTCGTTTGGTAATAAGCAACCTTCTGACGTATGTATTTTCATACACTTGACACTTCTTGTATGTTCAGGCTGAGCTCAGGGCTTTCTTTGATGTTCATGAGCAAGAGGGAAGCCACCCCGGAGGTGTTCACTTGGAGATGACGGGGCAGGACGTTACAGAATGTATTGGTGGATCCAAGGCAGTGACATTTGATGATCTCGGTGATCGCTACCACACACACTGTGACCCCAGGCTGAACGCATCGCAGTCCCTCGAGCTGGCTTTTGCCATTGCTGACAGgctaaggaagaagagaaacatGACATGGAACAAATTGATGTCCAGGGCTATTGCTTAAGAGGATAAGGGATGAAGCTTGAATTTTGCCACTTATAATTAAGGCTATAAGCTATTGACAGCCGCTAGGGAAGATATATTCACATCCCTTAGTTCTTCTTTGACAAATAATAGGCTCCAATTGATTTTTAGCAGTATAGATATGAAATGTCTTCATATTTAACTAGCCGTTCTCAAAACAATATACTGCCATTTTTCTCTCAAAATAATGTCTTCATCTTTAACAGGGGTTCAGTAATCAGTCCAAAGCGAATGCAATATGGTGTTTTCTCCGTTTTATTAATTCATGAAAAAATATGTTGGTGGATGTTGCTATCATCTTAATTGAAAAAGGAAGATTGTTTTGTGCATCTAAAGTTAGATTTGTGAATATGGCCGCGGAGGTTATGCTAGCGTGGCTTCAACTGTGTTAGTGATAGTtaaaacaacaaacaacatttTTCTTCTAATCATGTTTCTATTTTTCTCATGGTGATGAGCTACGTATAGGTTATTTGAGTTGTTTATCTATCAATGTATTTTTCGGTAACACCTTCATGCGCCTTGAGCCAGCTGACTTCCTCGATCATGATCGCGGTGCACGCGTGATCGACGTATGCCTTCCCTTGATATGCTCTAGCTCTTTTTTGGCCATGTTCAGCGCAGCCCCCAGTCCCCCATAGCCTATGGACATCATGAACGGGATCGCCTTGACATTCACTACTGGTTCTTCTTTGGCTACGTTTAGCTTGACCTCCATAGTATATGGACAGCACGAAGTGGACGTCCCTATCTTGAATATATACCCTCTAGCTCTTTATACTAGCCACGTTCAGCTTGACGATCCAATGATGCTcaatcatcttcttcctctatcTCAAGATGTAGCCTCCTCATATTTGCTCTCAAAATTTTTGTAAGTCTTGGTACACACCGGCAACCATCCACCCACTCTAAGGACCTCTTCGGCGGTTTGGATCCAACTGACTAAAATTTAGAAGCATTAACGTTATCGCCTCATCACCATGCCTGTCCATTTGCTCTCAAACTCTTCCTAAGCCCGCGAACACATGGGCAATCATCCATCCTAAGCTGGACGTTCGAATTGAGCTTGTGCGCTTGAAGTCACTATCTAACAAGTAACAAGTCGAGTAAGATCCATGTTTCATGCATTTCTTTCCGTTATGATCTTATTCATGATATTATTCAGGCAATATTGCTTCCTGTCAGCTTATGTATCACCGCAATTCACGAGTTTTTGGGCTTGCTAGATTCCTTGCGTCTCGTCTAGGGCTGATCCGAGCCGTTCTAGCTGTCACCTGTACACTTGTGACCGTTGGATCTGTCCAATTGCCTTTTCCCCTTCCCTTCTGGTCTTCCCCAGAGCAAAagtaagagggtgtttggttccacctcctaaaattttagctcctaaaaagtaACTAAAAagggactaaagagccaaacactaTGACTAAAAGGGAACTAAAAACTTTAAATTTTAGGAGGCCCAAAACTCTCTAGTCCCCTCACCCCTCCTAAAAGTGGCTAAAACCGGTTGTGGACGCCCCCTGCCCCTGCACCCTCATCCCGACCGCTCGCACCCCCGCCGCCAGACCCATCCAACCCCAACACCGCCGCCGCTAAATCCGTCCTCCACGCTGGCAGCCGCGCCCTCCCCCGCTGGTCCGCCGCACCCAAGTCGCCGGTCCACTGCCCCAAGACGAATCCGCCCGATTTCTTCTCCGCGCCCGCTAGTCGTGCCGccatcccctgcctccctccGCCAGCGGGCGCACGccatcctcccctccctccctccgctggcgccccctctccctccctccctcctccgatGGGCGCACTTCGTCCTCCCTCGCCTCCCTTCACCGACGGGCcgcccctctccttcctccctccaccGGTGGGGGGCGCGCGTCGTGCTCCCCTACCTCCCTCCGCTAGGGGGCCACCCATCCTCCCTGCCTCCCTCCTCCGACGGGTCGTGCTGCCCCTCGCCTACCTCCCTCCACCGacgcggaggaggacggggagctAAAGCATGGCAGGGATGAGCTTCGGAGCAGGAAGGCGGTTATTTTTAATCACTTGAATCAGACACTCTTTAGGTGAGATTAAaacttttttaaaattaaaattttaggagcttgGAACCAAGGAAGTGCATAAGCATCTCCGGGACCAACCAAAACCGCACCACGTCGTCGGCCACGCTCTCTCCCACGCAGAGTCGCAGACACGACAAGCGAGCGAAAAGAGGTGGAggagttgggacttgggaggcgCACCGAAGCGAAGCAGcacttgcggcggcggcggcggcggccttggcggcgatggcgacgacgatgacggcgaAGCGAGGCCCaagcggcggcgaggtgcgcggcgccggcggccgcgcgcgcgcctgcCCCATCCAGGGCGGAGAGGCCGACCAcccttccgccgccgcgctccgcgccAGCCTCTCCACCAGGGATCAGGTGCGTTCGTCTGGTGTGCGCCTGCGCGGCGCGCACGCGCGTGTTTTGCAATGTCGCCCCCTACCTACGTGGAGGATGGGGCGATTATGGTTTTGCTTTGTTTGGTTCTGGTGGTGTGCGGTGCCCTGTGCTCATGCGTGTTAGGGTATTGTGGGCGCTGCAGGAGATTGAGGAAATGCGGAGGCGGCTGCGGGAGTTGGAGAAGCTGGAGTTCGAGATACCACCCGCTGCATCGCATGGTAATCCGGTCGCTAACACGCCATCTCTGTTTGCCACTTTGCCTTGTTAGCGGTTTGTTTCGTCTGTGCGAGCCGGCACTGGATTGAACTGTGGAGGTTGGCTGGAtactggaggaggaggacagcaTGCTAATTCAGCCTTTTAGGTGATATGTGCTTGAACTTGCGGTGCTGTTTGTTTGGAGCATGTCGGTCCTTCTGGTGCAATGTAGTTGGCTTCACTTTTCTGCCAATAAATGGCTATTTTCTATTCTATTTGATCATGTTCGAGGAGATGTTTTGTTGTGCGGTTGcagtaaactaatatatttgTTAGAGTGGATTGATGAATACTGGATGCCACACTTCAGCGTTCTCAGGTGTTACGTGGATTGATGAGTATAATGTCTGTGTCCTGTCATTATTTGCTCTGTTGGTCAGtgatagtattttttttattgaaattGATCAGCTTTTGATGAGGTCTAATTGATTGATATATTGTGGTCAAAGTCAAAGCATGCCTAGTTTAGTTACAATTCAGTAGGTAAGCTATCTGAGATGAGGACTGATTGATTGATATATTGTGGTCAAAGTCAAAGCATGCCTAGTATAGTTACAATTCAGTAGGTAAGCTATCTAAGATGCTTTAAGCAAGCACATTCTGGCATTGAACATATTGAGAATCCTGCATTCCAATGGAGACCTTAGAGGGCTATTTCCTGTGGTTAACAATTGTGTTTCTAGATAGAATCATCAGCTCATCAGACCGGACCTGCATTTTGATTTTTGCCTAATGGTACTCCTGTGTCTCCTAGGATTCAATTATGATCCAGTACAGCTAGGAAATATGTTCATCAGGCATCTAGTTCAGTGATGAAAGCATCCAAGTAAACGCAAAAGGATCATTGCAATGTATTCTGTCCCCTTGCTAGAATTTATTGGTGTAAGAGTGGAGATTTCAGATGCATAAAATTCTATTCTGGTTACACAGTTGTGCTTGCATAGGGCACCATGATGACACTAACACTATATTCCATAGAAACCACAATTTGTACACATAGACACAATGTGACTAAAGCTTATGCTCAGCTTAATTTCTTATAGCCATCTCCTTCACCCTATTGGTACTTCTGCTTCTGAAAATTGATTGGCAGTGAAGACAAACTTTCATATGATCTTGTTTAGTGTATTTTGCAAATATTTGAAGGTGTGCAAACTGCAAAGTAAGATATGCATCATACCATACCTCTGCTTATTTACTTAATTCGTAAGAACATCTATACTTTACACGACCATAGTATTTAGTTGGTTCATTGCTGTGTTTAAGTACCTTTTCTTATGACATGCTTCATAATTCTGATTGCAAGTGCTGTGCAGTAATTTGTTTTCCCCCACCCTAATGCTTCAATGGAGTACCGTTTCAGTTTTCCATTATACTCTATAGTCTGTTTAccactctttttctttttgtttgtatTCCCAGAAGAAGAATctgaaacagcagcagcagcaacaacagctgAAACGGCAGAGGTGGATGCCCGCTCCATCTATGTCGGGAATGTGagttttcttctccttttgtgCTGCTTGTCCTAGTGTTATTCAAGCATGTCCAAGACACTTGTAAATATCCTGTAGCCCTTGAGCATTGATTCTGTATTCAAAGGGAGCACTTCAATAAACTTTAATTATTTCTTCCTGTGGCTGGGATTAATGGTGTTGTATATATTTTATAAGCAAACACTTTTCAAAAATGTATTAACATGGTGCCATGTGTCACCTTGCTTCAGGTTGACTATGCTTGCTTGCCAGAGGAAGTTCAGCAGCATTTTCAGTTTTGTGGAACTATCAACAGAGTGACAATCTTGACAGACAGTTTTGGTCAACCTAAAGGATTTGCTTATGTGGAGTTTGATGAAGTTGAGGCTGTTCAGAATGCTCTTCTTTTGAATGAAACGGAACTTCATGGTCGTCCTTTGAAGGTCCAAAAGAACTTGCTGTAATATTTACGCGCGATTGGTTTCAACTTCGTAACATTTCTTTTATCTGCTGCTTTTTACATTTAGGTCTGTCCGAAAAGAACCAACATTCCAGGAATGAAGCAATCTAGGGGAAGGCATCCTTTC is a genomic window containing:
- the LOC117840675 gene encoding polyadenylate-binding protein 1, which produces MATTMTAKRGPSGGEVRGAGGRARACPIQGGEADHPSAAALRASLSTRDQEIEEMRRRLRELEKLEFEIPPAASHEEESETAAAATTAETAEVDARSIYVGNVDYACLPEEVQQHFQFCGTINRVTILTDSFGQPKGFAYVEFDEVEAVQNALLLNETELHGRPLKVCPKRTNIPGMKQSRGRHPFYPSYGKVPRFRRFLGYSYSPYY
- the LOC117840674 gene encoding serine/threonine-protein kinase SAPK3 translates to MEERYEALKELGAGNFGVARLVRDKQTKELVAVKYIERGKKIDENVQREIINHQSLRHPNIVRFKEVCLTPTHLAIVMEYAAGGELFEKICTAGRFSEDESRYFFQQLISGVSYCHSMEICHRDLKLENTLLDGSPTPRVKICDFGYSKSALLHSKPKSTVGTPAYIAPEVLSRKEYDGKVADVWSCGVTLYVMLVGSYPFEDPEDPKNFRKTISRILGVQYSIPDYVRVSSDCRRLLSQIFVSDPSKRITIPEIKQHPWFLKNLPREISEREKANYKDTEAAEPAQAVDEIMRIVQEAKTPGDMSKVVDPALLAEMAELESEEEEADPEDTY